From the Nonlabens marinus S1-08 genome, one window contains:
- a CDS encoding CNNM domain-containing protein — MGLLILYAVVSIFFSFMCSILEAVLLSITPNFIRMKSQEGATYTNALTVLKNDVDKPLIAILTLNTLAHTVGAILVGVQAESMVSEGFQAAVLGIPLVGVVSGIMTVLILVVSEIIPKTIGATYWQNLAGISTSILVGMVAVLKYTGILWVLQLTTRAIGKSAHMNTMTREEFISITETAEEEGVFHPSEGQFIKSLMNFNKIKVKDIMTPRSVIFMAPQGMLIKDFFEADKDLRFSRIPVFGKNRDDITGYVLKDAILADIIHNKPAETLEDLRREIALVRFDMPITQLFDQMIATKEHIALVLDDYGSVHGLVTMEDVIETMLGLEIMDESDNVEDMQLLARKNWEKRSKSLGLNKKDSSKTD; from the coding sequence ATGGGATTATTGATCCTCTATGCCGTAGTATCTATTTTCTTTTCTTTTATGTGTTCCATTTTGGAAGCCGTGCTGCTTTCCATCACGCCTAATTTTATTAGAATGAAAAGTCAGGAAGGCGCCACCTATACTAATGCCCTTACCGTTCTTAAAAACGATGTAGATAAACCGCTTATTGCTATTCTGACTCTAAACACGCTCGCCCACACCGTTGGCGCGATTCTAGTAGGTGTGCAGGCTGAAAGTATGGTGTCTGAAGGTTTTCAGGCGGCAGTTTTAGGAATTCCACTAGTAGGTGTGGTATCTGGGATCATGACCGTTTTGATTCTAGTAGTTTCGGAAATCATCCCTAAAACGATAGGTGCAACTTACTGGCAGAATCTGGCTGGAATTTCTACTAGTATATTAGTTGGGATGGTAGCTGTTTTAAAATACACAGGAATACTCTGGGTGTTGCAATTGACCACTAGAGCCATTGGTAAAAGTGCGCATATGAATACCATGACCCGTGAGGAATTTATCTCCATTACAGAGACTGCAGAAGAGGAAGGCGTTTTTCATCCATCAGAGGGACAGTTTATCAAAAGCTTGATGAACTTCAATAAAATCAAGGTAAAAGACATCATGACACCGCGGTCCGTTATTTTTATGGCTCCACAAGGGATGCTCATTAAAGATTTTTTTGAAGCTGATAAAGACCTCAGGTTTTCACGTATTCCTGTATTCGGCAAAAATCGTGACGACATCACTGGTTACGTGCTAAAAGATGCTATTCTCGCTGACATCATTCACAATAAGCCTGCTGAAACCCTAGAAGATCTACGTCGTGAAATAGCGCTGGTACGATTTGACATGCCTATTACCCAACTCTTTGACCAGATGATTGCCACTAAGGAGCATATCGCACTGGTGCTGGATGATTATGGGAGTGTTCACGGCCTGGTGACTATGGAAGATGTCATTGAAACCATGCTGGGTCTTGAGATTATGGATGAAAGTGACAATGTAGAGGACATGCAGCTCCTCGCCCGCAAGAACTGGGAGAAACGCAGCAAGTCTTTGGGATTAAACAAAAAGGACAGTAGTAAGACGGATTAA